From the Daucus carota subsp. sativus chromosome 8, DH1 v3.0, whole genome shotgun sequence genome, one window contains:
- the LOC108198510 gene encoding uncharacterized protein LOC108198510 produces the protein MEATNIKKEDNETITLKVQNEGTRDFYYTMKRDEPLKNLMIAYCERRQLGDYTALRFHADGDRVVGYHTPKELQLDDGYVIDAWSEDKGLDDKSGVKKEDGRDSVTVKVEKQGCQDYYFSLKRDEPFEKLMISFCQRFDLGDYKTIQFTKDGRRIQGHQTPEQAELENGDVIDAWELSIGAGRGGLGNAIATV, from the coding sequence ATGGAAGCTACAAACATAAAGAAAGAAGACAATGAGACCATAACACTCAAAGTACAAAACGAAGGCACGCGAGATTTCTACTACACTATGAAACGTGATGAGCCCTTGAAGAACTTGATGATCGCCTATTGTGAACGTCGACAACTAGGCGATTACACGGCTCTTCGGTTCCATGCAGATGGTGACAGAGTTGTTGGTTACCATACCCCGAAGGAGCTTCAACTCGACGATGGCTATGTCATCGATGCTTGGTCTGAAGACAAGGGTTTAGATGACAAGTCTGGAGTTAAAAAGGAAGATGGTCGTGACAGTGTAACAGTCAAGGTGGAGAAACAAGGTTGCCAGGATTATTATTTCAGTCTGAAGCGCGATGAGCCGTTTGAGAAGCTGATGATTAGTTTCTGCCAGCGTTTTGATCTCGGAGATTACAAGACTATTCAGTTCACTAAAGACGGAAGGAGAATTCAAGGGCACCAAACTCCGGAACAAGCTGAATTGGAGAATGGGGATGTTATTGATGCCTGGGAACTGTCAATTGGGGCAGGGAGGGGGGGTCTTGGCAATGCTATTGCAACTGTTTAG
- the LOC108196994 gene encoding probable protein arginine N-methyltransferase 6, with protein MEQLNGAPATGNHTNGHHHYHQPGATNHRLRKPGRISRPQFNSPRVSSEPIDTQNNNNNNNQQSACTDFDLAYFQSYNHLGIHEEMIKDRVRTETYRNAILQHQDYIKDKVVVDVGCGTGILSIFCAQAGARRVYAVDASDIATQASEVVKANNLSEIVIVLHGRVEDVEINEEVDVIISEWMGYMLLYESMLGSVITARDRWLKPGGLILPSNASLYIAPITRPERYSDTIDFWRNVYGIDMSPMLQLAKQCAFEEPSVEIINGENVLTWPHVVKYVDCYTVTSQELESVTTKFDFQSMMRATFNGFAFWFDVEFSARGTSTANSSSLLQNDNHPIEGSQRRKRANPSEALVLSTAPEEPPTHWRQTIIYFYEPIEVEQDQHIEGSVKLSQSRENCRFMNIHLEYTSGGRSFVKESVLR; from the exons ATGGAACAACTCAACGGAGCTCCGGCCACCGGAAATCACACCAACGGTCACCACCACTACCACCAGCCCGGCGCCACCAATCACCGCCTTCGAAAACCAGGTCGAATCAGCAGACCTCAATTCAACAGCCCTAGGGTTTCGTCGGAGCCCATAGATAcacaaaataataacaataacaataatcagCAGAGTGCTTGTACTGATTTTGATTTGGCGTATTTTCAATCTTACAATCATCTCGGCATTCACGAAGAAATGATCAAG GATCGTGTTCGTACGGAAACCTATAGGAATGCAATTTTGCAGCATCAGGATTATATCAAAGACAAG GTTGTTGTGGATGTTGGCTGTGGCACGGGGATTCTGTCTATATTTTGTGCGCAAGCTGGAGCGAGGCGG GTTTATGCTGTTGATGCCAGTGACATTGCGACCCAG GCAAGTGAAGTTGTGAAGGCAAATAATCTATCTGAAATTGTCATTGTTTTACATGGACGCGTGGAG GATGTTGaaataaatgaagaagttgatgTAATAATTTCTGAGTGGATGGGTTATATGCTTCTGTACGAG AGCATGCTGGGGAGTGTTATCACAGCTAGAGACCGCTGGCTGAAGCCTGGAGGTCTTATACTTCCTTCAAATGCTTCG TTGTACATTGCACCTATCACGCGCCCTGAGAGATACAGCGACACCATTGATTTTTGGCGCAATGTCTATGGAATTGATA TGTCTCCTATGCTGCAATTAGCAAAACAATGTGCATTTGAAGAGCCATCAGTGGAGATAATTAATGGGGAAAATGTTTTAACATGGCCACATGTG GTAAAGTATGTTGATTGCTATACAGTTACTAGTCAAGAGCTGGAATCTGTTACAACAAAATTCGATTTTCAGTCAATGATGCGAG CTACATTTAATGGGTTTGCTTTCTGGTTCGATGTGGAATTTAGTGCCCGAGGGACATCCACTGCCAATAGTTCTTCGCTGTTACAAAATGACAACCACCCTATTGAAGGTAGTCAACGGAGAAAGCGTGCCAATCCAAGTGAAGCACTTGTTCTTTCAACTGCACCTGAGGAACCTCCAACACACTGGCGTCAA ACGATAATATACTTCTATGAACCAATTGAAGTGGAGCAAGATCAACATATTGAAGGCTCTGTAAAATTGTCGCAGAGCAGAGAAAATTGCAGATTTATGAACATCCATCTTGAATACAC ATCAGGTGGTCGATCCTTTGTGAAGGAGTCAGTATTAAGATGA